Genomic window (Zingiber officinale cultivar Zhangliang chromosome 2B, Zo_v1.1, whole genome shotgun sequence):
GtatgtatttatttggtttgcatTAGTTTTCTCATAACCACGAATCCACGATCATACATATATGTTGCACTctcctttatgtttattattcaaCTTTGAAAAAAAGCTACTACAGTGTTCTCTTTTTTTGGTCAAATATCATTTGTTTATATAAGAAATTATTGTATTTCTTCCTGAAAGAttatgattttgatttttgaattttgctacTAACTGAAAATTATATTTCTTGACGAATCATTTCTTCACACTTCAGTTACATAGGTTTATGCATTTATCTCCTAAATCTTCCTATCGTGTACCATGGGTTGATCTATTACCACCTCGTACAGTTTGCAGGAAGTGCATATATGAGAAGCTTGACGAAGAAGAGACAGATTGCTGTCCTGTCTGCAATATTCATCTAGGTTGCCTTCCTGTAGAAAAACTCAGgtaattttgtttttcttccagaTTGCATACTGTGTTTTGTATGGATTTCTCATGCATCATCAATCCCAGTTGCATTTGCTCCATTTAATACAATTGTTTGAGCCAAGAACCTCTATAACTCACTCTGTAAGTTCAATTTTCTATCATACCACTACTACCTTTGTAAAATAGACTAGGTGAATGCAAGACAATTCTAGATAAGAGGAAAAGGAGTGATATATTAGCTAATATTCATCAACAATATCATGGATTCATGTGCTATTTTGTTGCATAGCTTGTTTCCTAGTTCTTGGTGGGGTGAAAGTTAATAAACTTGTAGTTTGAATTTCTGGCCTGAATAAAATACGTTTGGCATGAGAAATTATTATGATTCCTTAGTGATGAGGTCAAATTTAAGAGATAATGAGAAGGTGAATGCTTTTTAGAAGTTACATTGAATGCCATATGGGATTTGGGGTTTGAACTTCAATAtgaagaaaaaattgagttcaaTGAATTTTTAGTGtagattttaaaaaatcttagGGTTGTTcctttttctctccttttccctttcttctccagtttcaatttagtttaattatttttagaatttttttcacaAACAAAGGAAGCAAATGCATAAAATTTTATCTTGCAAGATTGAGAAAGTGAAGACGAGGGTTTTTGAAATTATGCTCGGCTAAGTCATGCAAACTCTGCAAGTTTGGAGTCTTTGAACTATGGAGACTTGGAAGACAGCTAACGCATAATGCTCTCGAGTGCTGCTTATCACAGGATGTTTGCAGTATGGAGTTGTAAATTTATGTGACCTTACTGTAAATGCCACATTGGATGCCAAGACATATCTTTCTAAGGAAAAACTATGCTGATAATTGTCAGTTTTCAAGGAAAATCTATGCAGATAACTATAAGTTCCTGATCTTCAAAGCAAGGTAACTAATTAGCGCAAGCAATTCAGAGCATCCGTATAAATAGTTTGATTTGAGGAATATAGGTTAGAGGTTAGATGGTTTATTTCATATATGACTCCTGGATTTGTGAAAATAAAGTGAACATCATCAAGTGTAAATGCTATAGGCACATATTAACAATTAaaagttggatttttttttttcatcaacaATGCAATAGTTCTTATTAGATAGATGTTCAGTTTTGTTTTGAAGAATTAAGAAAGAGGCCAGACTTCACACTTGCCATTGGTTGCCCTTGATTCTAGCGTGGGAAGACGAGTTGTTGAGAGCCTGTTAAATGGAACTAGGTAAGCTGCACGATCAATTATTAATCATGGCTCAGATGTGAATTTGGATTCAAAGTATAGGTGTAGGTCAATCTTAGGAGCAAACATGCAGTGGCTCATGCCAAACGAATGCGTGCAGGCACCAATGTCTACATGGAGCAACACCTTTGTATGGAATCAATTTTGAGTATAATTCATCCAAAAAACTCAGTTTTACTACGGGCTAGTCTCAGCTCCCTCTTCAATGGAGAGACTGGAAGTATGATACCGTACCTGATTTGATATTGATGCTGTTTGCTTGTATATTACATTTGAATCCTGCCTATTGGATATCCAGAAATTCCTATCTTAATCAGGCATTATTTACTCTTAGAAACTGCAAAGCCTTGCATCATGTGGAACATCtttattaatcaaacttaatggataaataaaaaacttatgtTTGGTTTGGTTTTAGGTTTTGGTTTTCAGTACTCCttagaaaatgaggaaagaaGGATGCAGAGGGGACTGCCCTTGTTGCAAATGTAGTTATGGTTTGTAAATTGGAGAAGACATCAAAGAGTTCTGGTGACTTGAGAACCCCGTGCGATGTTCTGTTGTTGCATCATAATTTGGTGCAAGAAGAAAGGGATATCTTTCCTAATAGAGGTGAGATGGCACCAATACTTAAAACCTTGTCACCTGCCACCTACATTTTGAACACTAATCAATTCTTGtctaattatagaatttagtggttATTTTGGAGCAAGTACTCGCCATCTTAACATATTTAGCTCATGTTATCATCTTTAGAACGGTACTTAATTGCTATAGAGTAGtaacatttttattatttttcttatatgGCATCTCACACATTCATTTTAGCGTTCCCATCTCGAATTCAGGTAACTTTTCTACATTTTATTTCTGAATTGCCAAATCTTGTTGCCCGTatcataaaactttccttttaggcTAAGGAGCACAATGTAATAATATATTTCAGCTACCGCTTTCTATTCTATTAACAATTTTTTATCaacacctttttctcattgaaTAATATATCCAAAGATATTTTAAATATTGCAGGATTTTCTTCTTACATCATAATTATTGTCTCACTTATGTTCTTAATAATGAAATTACATTTCATATATTTCTGCTCAACttagaattttgattttctaaggTTTCAAAATCTGGTCTGGAGTAGCATTGACGAGTTTATCTAGTGCTAatgtagaaaaataaaactttattttttttagatttacatGGATACTATGTCCAGACATAGTAAGCAAGAGGCATGTTTGAttccttttcatttataataCATTGACAATATGCTAAAGTTAATTGCTCAAACTCAAAATTACACGTGTATATGTGGATTAATACGTGTTTGAATACAATGCTATTATTTGCAGAGCTGATCATAATCTGCAAGATTTGAGAGCAAAGATATTTCCTCTAAAGAAACCGAAAAATGGAGCATGTGATAGTGTCCCATCCATTATATTGCCTGTTAGAAGAAAAGAAATTTCTCTTTCTTCATTGGTGAACACTCCAAGAGTAACTGCACAGACAGGTCCAACAGGAAGGCGAAAAAAATCAGTTGGCAATAGGACTGCTGCATTTCATGGTTGTGAATCAGCAGTCTGTAAAAATGAGGATGATACAACCGATAAGTTTGTGAAAAAATCAAGCTCAAATGGGAACTCTATCAAGCAGTCTCTTAGCGGCAGACAGGTAAACTCTGGTTTGTTGTGGCTTAAGTTTGCTATTCAAATTACAAgtatattttattaaattcttaTAGTTTTGAAACTTAACATATGTTTAATTGTTAAAACAAATTTCAGGCTTGTTCAAATTCCAACAGTTCCTACAGTAATGCTAATAAAAATACAGAGAATGGTGACAAGACTATTGAGGATAGGGAAGAGCTCTGGGAACCTTTGAATTGCTTAGTTGAAGCTGCAAATAGAACCAAATCTTCTAGGTCAGGTTCACAGAATCCTATCATTAAGCCTGAGAAAAAAAAACTTCCTGATGGTGATACAAATAgtaacaaaaccataattgagCATCTTCACGAGTCCAAAGCTCAGGATGAGAAAGATGGCAATTTTCAAACAGCTCGTATGAAAGTAAAGGCCAGAAGTTTGAAGGCAGTGAATGAGAAAAAGGGTACTCTTGTCAACTCCACCCAAACATTACTTGATGCTCAAAGTGATAAAAAGATAGCTCCACTGTGGTTTTCCTTGGTTGCCTCTTCTGACAAGTTAAGGAGCTTGAGAACTAGATGATTTTTGTTTCAGTATCTTTAGGACACATTTTGTTTTCTGTTGTCTTTTTACTTATCTCATGTGCAATGGATTCAGGACCGGAGATCTCTCGTTTCCCCAAATATCAACTAATTATTTGAGGATAAAGTGAGTTGAATTTTCTGATCATGCTCAAGCGACTCTGTAAAATTGAAAATATGTTATCGTTTCTGTTTCTTTTCTTTCATGTTTCCTAAATTATGCGTTCGAAGACTGAGGAAGTATCTTATAGTGTCCAACTAACTTGTTTATTACTAGGGTGAAGTCAACACCAACATGTTATTTCTGCATTGGTGTATTTGTTGAGACATAGAGTTCAACTCAAATTAAAGTTTAGCTATATTCGTTTTTATTCTACTTAGCTTTTACTATCAAccatttgattgttccttttattCTTGATCGCAGAAATGGTAATATACCCGTTTCTTACATTCAAAAGTAccttgtcaagaagctcaatCTTGTCAGTGAAGATGAGGTGAGTCTTCTCTCTGAATTGTATAGACATTGCTTTCTACATTCCAAGTTTATTATGTATTCATGATTTAATGATGTGTTAATCTGGAAACTTATTTATGTATATTTGcgaaaaaattatgtatcatgaaAATTGCATGTGTCTTATGCAGTCTTTAAATGTTTGTTTCTAGTTTTGTATATTTGGTTCCATGAAAATCATCCTTCAAATGTATATATATGAACTTCCTTGAACGCGATTTCGAGGTTTTGTTCGAAACTTAATTTGTTGCCATTGAAGAATATTTACTAGCCACTACATAACACCATCAGTTGCTCCTTTAACAAATCACTTCTTTATGCTTAATTTCTGTCTCCAGGTTGAAATAACATGTCATGACGAACCAGTACTGCCCACAATGTCCCTGCACAATGCGGTCGAACAGTGGCTGAGAGGAACACTGCCGTCGCAGAGGCTACCGGCAGTTATCGGCGGCTCAGCCAAAGAGTTTGTGGTGGTGCTAGGCTACAGACGGCGCCAAGTTGCAGCCTGATGAATGTGAGACTGACCTCGACCCATCCACACTGAGCTGAACGTAACCTTGCGCATCGGATCCTTCAGCATTCAGAGATGGTAAAAAAACTGAGCCTTGTTCTTGCATCTGATTGCTTCTTGTTTCATCCTCTTCAGTTCATAGTTTGTGTTCCAGGCAAAATTCAGATCTTCATGAGGCGTTCTTAT
Coding sequences:
- the LOC122045133 gene encoding E3 ubiquitin protein ligase DRIP2-like, whose protein sequence is METSGMEEEAASAAGPARVVKVKRKLVASCLTCPICNKLLRDATTISECLHTFCRKCIYEKLDEEETDCCPVCNIHLGCLPVEKLRADHNLQDLRAKIFPLKKPKNGACDSVPSIILPVRRKEISLSSLVNTPRVTAQTGPTGRRKKSVGNRTAAFHGCESAVCKNEDDTTDKFVKKSSSNGNSIKQSLSGRQACSNSNSSYSNANKNTENGDKTIEDREELWEPLNCLVEAANRTKSSRSGSQNPIIKPEKKKLPDGDTNSNKTIIEHLHESKAQDEKDGNFQTARMKVKARSLKAVNEKKGTLVNSTQTLLDAQSDKKIAPLWFSLVASSDKTGDLSFPQISTNYLRIKNGNIPVSYIQKYLVKKLNLVSEDEVEITCHDEPVLPTMSLHNAVEQWLRGTLPSQRLPAVIGGSAKEFVVVLGYRRRQVAA